The proteins below come from a single Antricoccus suffuscus genomic window:
- a CDS encoding type II toxin-antitoxin system PemK/MazF family toxin, giving the protein MTDLFCDQVVWVNFSPVVGPEQAGHRPAVIVSSDEYLAAIPNIVIVLPITTRDRGLPNHIQLHGNTGLEDSSFAMTEQPRTIDRRRVTRAVGQLDQGAMREIRRCLARFLATDER; this is encoded by the coding sequence ATGACTGACCTGTTCTGCGACCAGGTCGTATGGGTGAATTTCAGTCCGGTTGTCGGGCCCGAACAGGCCGGTCATCGTCCCGCGGTGATCGTGTCCTCTGACGAGTACCTCGCTGCGATCCCAAACATCGTGATCGTTCTTCCGATAACCACTCGCGACCGAGGTCTGCCGAACCACATTCAGCTACACGGCAACACCGGGCTCGAAGACTCGAGCTTCGCGATGACCGAACAGCCGCGGACTATCGATCGGCGCCGCGTTACTCGTGCGGTCGGACAACTTGACCAAGGAGCAATGCGCGAGATACGACGCTGCCTTGCGCGCTTCCTCGCAACCGACGAACGATAA
- a CDS encoding N-acetylmuramoyl-L-alanine amidase: MSVRVCHGLATRARTAAVAGATMLAVTLAVSGCMVAATPDTAGKTSSSSTPRTSIADPSTPAPSTTTSSTTAPTPTPAATPSPTPAAPAPPPPNPLAGKVVVIDPGHNGANGANSAAINKQVPDGTGGTKACNTTGTATNDGYAEHAFTWDLSAKLKAILESNGVTVVLTRQDDNGIGPCVNVRAQIGNDAHANAVVSIHGDGSAAGNHGFFCMTTALAPGGEAIKTQSSGLAGLLRDAVVASGVMPVANYEGTNGVDGSRSDLAGLNLSTVPTTMCELGNMRSDIDSAIQKSDTGRAKIAAGLASGVLAYLAE; this comes from the coding sequence ATGTCTGTTCGAGTGTGTCATGGACTGGCGACACGGGCGCGCACCGCGGCGGTTGCCGGCGCCACAATGCTGGCCGTGACGCTCGCCGTGAGCGGTTGCATGGTCGCGGCCACACCGGATACTGCCGGGAAAACTTCCTCCTCGAGCACGCCGCGCACCTCGATAGCGGACCCGTCGACACCAGCCCCGAGTACGACGACCTCGAGCACGACGGCACCCACGCCGACCCCCGCGGCCACGCCCAGTCCGACTCCCGCTGCTCCGGCGCCTCCTCCGCCGAACCCGCTCGCGGGCAAGGTCGTCGTCATCGACCCCGGTCACAACGGCGCGAACGGCGCCAACTCCGCGGCGATCAACAAGCAGGTGCCGGACGGCACAGGCGGCACGAAGGCGTGCAATACCACCGGCACGGCGACCAACGACGGGTACGCCGAACACGCCTTCACCTGGGATCTCTCCGCCAAGCTCAAGGCGATACTCGAATCCAACGGGGTCACCGTCGTACTCACCCGGCAAGACGACAACGGCATCGGACCGTGCGTCAACGTCCGCGCCCAGATCGGCAACGATGCGCACGCCAACGCCGTGGTCTCCATCCACGGTGACGGCTCCGCGGCCGGCAATCACGGATTCTTCTGTATGACAACTGCGCTCGCCCCGGGCGGCGAGGCGATCAAGACCCAGTCCAGCGGGCTCGCTGGACTACTGCGTGATGCCGTCGTCGCCAGTGGGGTGATGCCGGTCGCCAACTACGAGGGCACCAACGGAGTGGATGGAAGTCGCAGCGACCTCGCGGGACTCAACCTGAGCACGGTTCCGACGACGATGTGCGAACTAGGCAACATGCGTTCGGACATCGACTCGGCGATCCAGAAGAGCGACACCGGCAGGGCCAAAATCGCGGCCGGACTCGCCTCCGGCGTACTGGCCTACCTGGCCGAGTAG
- a CDS encoding YbaB/EbfC family nucleoid-associated protein, with the protein MQPGGQPDMQQIMKQAQQMQEQLQKAQQEIQSATVEGSAGSGLVKVVMTGGGELQSIEIDPKAVDPDDVETLQDLIIAAVRDGSREASELAQKAMGPLAGGMGGLGLPGM; encoded by the coding sequence ATGCAGCCTGGCGGCCAGCCCGATATGCAGCAGATCATGAAGCAGGCGCAGCAGATGCAGGAGCAGCTGCAAAAGGCGCAGCAGGAAATTCAGAGCGCAACGGTCGAGGGTTCGGCCGGCAGCGGGCTCGTGAAGGTCGTCATGACCGGCGGCGGTGAGCTGCAGTCGATCGAGATTGATCCGAAGGCTGTCGATCCGGACGATGTCGAGACCCTCCAGGATCTGATCATCGCGGCCGTCCGCGACGGATCGCGTGAGGCGAGCGAGCTCGCGCAGAAGGCGATGGGACCGCTCGCCGGCGGCATGGGCGGACTCGGCCTGCCAGGCATGTAA
- the recR gene encoding recombination mediator RecR, with amino-acid sequence MFEGAVQDLIDELGRLPGIGPKSAQRIAFHLLSVDSSVIEDLVGALTKVKDDVRFCVTCGNVSEQDTCRICRDPRRVDDVICVVEESKDVAAIERTNEFRGRYHVLGGAINPMDGIGPDDLRVKELLARLGDGTVREIILATDPNLEGEATATYLTRMLSPMGLVVSRLASGLPVGGDLEYADEVTLGRAFAGRRTVSQTV; translated from the coding sequence GTGTTCGAAGGCGCCGTTCAGGACCTCATCGATGAGCTGGGCAGACTGCCGGGCATCGGTCCCAAAAGCGCGCAGCGTATCGCATTTCACCTGCTGAGCGTGGACAGTTCCGTCATCGAGGACCTGGTCGGCGCACTGACCAAGGTCAAGGACGACGTACGTTTCTGCGTGACCTGTGGAAACGTCAGCGAGCAAGACACCTGCCGCATCTGTCGTGATCCTCGCCGAGTCGATGACGTGATCTGTGTAGTCGAGGAGTCTAAGGACGTTGCGGCGATCGAACGGACCAATGAGTTCCGCGGTCGCTACCACGTCCTCGGCGGCGCCATCAACCCGATGGACGGCATCGGCCCGGACGACCTACGCGTCAAAGAGTTACTGGCGCGCCTCGGTGACGGGACGGTGCGCGAGATCATTCTCGCGACCGACCCCAACCTCGAGGGCGAGGCGACGGCGACGTACCTGACCCGGATGCTCTCGCCAATGGGGCTCGTCGTATCGCGATTGGCAAGTGGCCTGCCCGTGGGCGGCGACCTGGAGTACGCCGATGAAGTGACGCTCGGCCGCGCGTTCGCGGGGCGGCGTACGGTGTCGCAAACCGTCTAG